A single genomic interval of Zunongwangia sp. HGR-M22 harbors:
- a CDS encoding alkaline phosphatase family protein: MKSVLIFGILILNFLSGFGQQAEPGYVLLVSFDGFRHDYVEKYDAKNLKEFIKKGAAAESLIPGFPSKTFPNHYSIVTGLYPGNHGLVANSFYDSIKNTTYKIGKRELVEDPFYYRGTPLWQLTQQNGYKAASYFWVGSEAPIKGSFPDYYFTYDGKVPNKKRIRQVVKWLELPEQERPHFISLYFSLVDSEGHHSGPNSKALARKVKEADKLVGFLMNKLEEIDLPVDVIITSDHGMKEVKPKTNSVDPQHLLKLIPEEATVVPGQIITQIYLPKIKIQVTYSKLKRLESHFKVYKKGEMPKIWHYDDHYRIGDLVILTDPGFIFNNRNLVKTGGVHGYDPSKSKEMHGILYAQGPHITKGIKTESLENVNIYPLITKILGFENPEIDGEFENIKDFYKSE; this comes from the coding sequence ATGAAGTCAGTTTTAATCTTTGGCATTTTAATATTAAACTTTTTAAGTGGTTTTGGCCAGCAGGCAGAGCCGGGTTATGTTCTATTGGTCTCCTTTGATGGATTTAGGCATGATTATGTAGAAAAATATGATGCAAAGAATCTGAAGGAATTTATTAAGAAAGGTGCCGCAGCCGAAAGTCTAATTCCTGGTTTCCCCAGTAAAACGTTTCCCAATCATTACAGTATTGTTACCGGTTTATATCCTGGAAATCATGGTTTGGTAGCCAATTCTTTTTATGACAGTATTAAAAATACAACCTACAAAATAGGAAAACGAGAACTAGTAGAAGATCCATTTTATTATAGAGGCACACCACTTTGGCAATTAACTCAACAAAACGGTTATAAAGCAGCTTCTTATTTTTGGGTTGGCTCTGAGGCGCCAATAAAAGGAAGTTTTCCGGATTATTATTTCACCTATGATGGTAAAGTTCCCAATAAAAAACGAATAAGACAGGTTGTAAAATGGCTTGAGTTGCCAGAGCAGGAGCGGCCACATTTTATTTCTTTATATTTTTCTCTAGTAGATTCTGAAGGGCATCACAGCGGACCGAATTCTAAGGCCTTGGCTAGGAAGGTGAAAGAAGCCGATAAGCTTGTTGGTTTTTTGATGAATAAATTAGAAGAAATAGATCTTCCAGTGGATGTAATAATTACTTCAGATCACGGAATGAAAGAAGTGAAGCCAAAAACAAATAGTGTTGATCCTCAACATTTACTTAAATTGATTCCAGAAGAGGCTACAGTGGTACCAGGCCAAATTATTACTCAAATTTATTTACCTAAAATTAAAATACAAGTAACCTATTCGAAATTGAAGAGGTTAGAATCTCATTTTAAAGTTTATAAAAAAGGCGAAATGCCGAAAATTTGGCACTATGACGATCATTATAGAATCGGAGACTTGGTGATTCTTACCGATCCAGGTTTTATATTTAATAATCGCAATTTGGTAAAAACTGGCGGTGTGCATGGTTATGATCCTTCAAAATCTAAAGAAATGCATGGAATTTTATATGCTCAAGGACCGCATATAACGAAAGGCATAAAAACTGAATCTTTAGAAAACGTGAATATATACCCGTTAATCACTAAAATTCTGGGTTTTGAAAATCCAGAAATCGATGGCGAATTTGAGAATATTAAAGATTTCTATAAGTCAGAATAG
- a CDS encoding DEAD/DEAH box helicase: MSFQDLNLNTPLRNALEDLNFQKPTPIQEQAFAPIMSGKDVVGIAQTGTGKTFAYLLPMLRMLKFSTQKNPRILIMVPTRELVVQVVEEIEKLTAYINVRVAGIYGGVNINTQQQELMRGLDIVVATPRRLYDLVLRRAVQLKSIQRFVIDEVDVMLDLGFKFQVNNIVELLPANRQSIMFSATMTETVEQMISENFKSPEKISIAVSGTPLENIDQQKYLIPNFNTKANLLKHLLADKETYKKILIFISDKRIADRLFESLGQKFAGEVSLVHTGKSQNYRLKNVSDFNEGLSRIMIATDVMARGLDIEDVSQVINFDTPNYPENYMHRIGRTGRAEKKGQAILFTTEKELDSLKAIEDLMNMEIPSMEIPAEVKISNELIPEERPREIEINNPNKQIDEAGPAFHEKKEKNKKVNLGGSYRREIAKKYKKPKTRGDKNANRRRKK, from the coding sequence GTGAGTTTTCAAGATCTTAATTTAAATACACCTTTACGTAATGCGCTGGAAGATTTAAACTTCCAAAAGCCTACGCCAATCCAAGAACAGGCATTCGCACCTATTATGTCTGGAAAAGATGTGGTTGGTATCGCGCAAACCGGAACCGGAAAGACCTTTGCGTATCTTTTGCCTATGCTAAGAATGCTAAAGTTTTCTACACAAAAGAATCCGCGTATCCTAATAATGGTACCAACGCGAGAACTGGTTGTGCAGGTTGTAGAAGAAATTGAGAAGTTAACCGCTTACATTAATGTAAGAGTTGCTGGTATTTACGGTGGCGTAAATATCAATACACAACAACAGGAGTTAATGCGCGGCCTGGATATAGTAGTCGCCACACCTCGTAGACTTTACGATTTGGTTCTACGAAGAGCGGTGCAGTTAAAATCTATTCAGCGATTTGTGATAGACGAAGTTGATGTAATGTTGGATCTTGGATTCAAATTTCAGGTAAATAATATTGTAGAATTACTTCCTGCCAATCGCCAAAGTATTATGTTTTCGGCAACGATGACGGAAACTGTAGAGCAGATGATCAGCGAAAATTTTAAATCTCCTGAGAAAATTTCGATAGCCGTTAGTGGTACTCCGCTTGAAAATATCGATCAGCAAAAATATCTTATTCCAAATTTTAATACAAAAGCAAATCTTTTAAAACATTTACTTGCCGATAAAGAAACCTATAAGAAAATTTTGATTTTCATCTCTGATAAGCGAATTGCAGATCGACTTTTTGAAAGTTTGGGACAAAAATTTGCGGGAGAGGTAAGCTTGGTACATACCGGGAAAAGTCAGAATTACCGACTTAAAAACGTAAGTGATTTTAATGAAGGTTTAAGCCGAATAATGATTGCAACCGATGTTATGGCCCGTGGTCTCGATATCGAAGATGTTTCTCAGGTAATAAATTTCGACACACCAAATTATCCTGAAAACTATATGCACAGGATTGGTAGAACGGGAAGAGCTGAAAAAAAGGGACAAGCCATTTTATTTACTACGGAAAAAGAATTGGATTCTTTAAAAGCCATCGAAGATTTAATGAACATGGAAATTCCTAGCATGGAAATTCCTGCTGAAGTTAAAATTTCTAATGAATTAATTCCTGAAGAACGTCCACGAGAAATTGAGATTAACAATCCTAACAAACAAATTGATGAAGCTGGACCCGCATTTCACGAGAAAAAAGAGAAAAATAAAAAAGTAAACCTTGGGGGTTCCTACAGAAGAGAAATTGCTAAAAAATATAAAAAGCCTAAAACTCGTGGCGATAAAAATGCCAACAGAAGAAGAAAAAAATAG
- a CDS encoding aldose 1-epimerase family protein has protein sequence MYTLKNDQLIVGIQHNGVELCSIKNLENNKEYMWQADPEIWGSHAPNLFPVIGVLKDGKYKFQGSFYDMPKHGFVRNNDNLEVKNQTETSITFILKSSEELVKIYPFKFEFELTFTLNGKTIEIHHLVKNLDNQKIYFQVGGHPAFNAPLFENEAYEDYYLEFDQDLNLESYILGKSGLVSDQTKTITENDNKIQLTKDLFNEDALIFKNIASKKVRLKSSNHGEILSVSYSDFKNLGVWAKPGAPYVCIEPWLGVADIEGTDQNIETKEGIIALDAEKEFNATYKINIA, from the coding sequence ATGTATACTTTAAAAAACGATCAATTAATAGTTGGTATTCAGCATAATGGCGTAGAACTTTGCAGCATTAAAAACCTGGAAAACAATAAAGAATATATGTGGCAGGCAGATCCCGAAATTTGGGGAAGCCACGCTCCTAACCTTTTCCCGGTTATTGGTGTTTTGAAAGATGGAAAATATAAATTTCAAGGGAGTTTTTATGATATGCCCAAACATGGCTTTGTAAGAAACAATGACAATCTTGAAGTGAAAAATCAAACTGAAACTTCTATTACTTTTATTTTAAAAAGTTCTGAAGAGCTTGTAAAAATATATCCTTTTAAATTCGAATTTGAGCTGACTTTTACGCTGAACGGTAAAACTATTGAAATTCACCATTTAGTGAAAAATCTAGATAATCAAAAAATCTACTTTCAAGTAGGTGGACATCCTGCTTTTAACGCACCTCTTTTTGAAAATGAAGCTTACGAAGATTACTATCTAGAGTTCGACCAAGATTTAAATCTGGAATCTTACATTTTAGGAAAAAGCGGACTGGTAAGCGATCAAACCAAAACGATTACCGAAAACGATAATAAAATTCAGCTAACCAAAGATCTTTTTAATGAAGATGCTTTAATTTTTAAGAATATAGCTTCTAAAAAAGTAAGATTAAAAAGTAGTAATCACGGTGAAATTTTAAGCGTTTCGTATAGCGACTTTAAAAATCTGGGAGTTTGGGCAAAACCTGGCGCTCCTTATGTTTGTATCGAACCCTGGTTAGGAGTTGCAGATATAGAAGGTACCGATCAAAACATCGAAACTAAGGAAGGAATTATAGCGCTTGATGCCGAAAAGGAGTTTAACGCGACCTATAAAATTAACATTGCATAA
- a CDS encoding NADPH-dependent FMN reductase codes for MKRILGFAGSNSSKSINAQLVANLLNRLSSDFETNQIDIRDYELPFYGEDLENEKGIPNKAQDFAAEIEKNDAVIIAINEHNGSLSAVFKNLIDWVSRHNRGFLSDKKILLIAASPGGSGAATAMAYAKTAFGIFGGDVVATLSFPNFYDNFKEGEITNTAIESEITSKLNTFAQQI; via the coding sequence ATGAAACGTATACTAGGATTCGCAGGATCTAATAGCAGTAAATCCATAAATGCACAATTGGTGGCTAATTTATTAAATCGACTTTCGTCTGATTTTGAAACCAATCAAATTGATATTCGTGATTACGAATTGCCTTTTTATGGAGAAGATCTAGAGAACGAAAAAGGTATTCCTAATAAAGCACAAGATTTTGCTGCAGAGATCGAAAAGAACGATGCCGTTATAATCGCAATTAACGAGCATAACGGAAGTCTTTCAGCAGTTTTTAAAAACTTAATCGATTGGGTTTCTAGGCATAATCGTGGTTTTTTGAGCGATAAAAAAATACTGCTAATAGCAGCATCACCTGGCGGAAGTGGAGCCGCAACTGCAATGGCCTATGCTAAAACGGCTTTTGGGATTTTTGGAGGAGATGTAGTGGCAACGCTAAGTTTTCCAAACTTTTACGATAACTTTAAAGAAGGAGAAATAACCAATACTGCAATAGAATCTGAAATTACTTCAAAATTAAATACTTTTGCGCAACAAATTTAA
- a CDS encoding anthranilate synthase component I family protein: MSVRTKAIFDISDPLLFKQQLLSWASCCEELVWLDSNAYPDTYRQYDAVLAVEAFTAIKTDTQNAFEKLKEYQQTTADWIFGYLSYDLKNDTEYLKSKNSDGLHFPELYFFQPQKLFLLKGNKLEVQYLRMVDDEIELDFTEINEIVIAEKGTENQQKSANIQSRLSKEAYLEKVEAMLKHIRRGDIYEANFCQEFYVENIDLNPIQVFNQLNAISNPPFASFLKLEDYYAMCTSPERYLQKIGNHVISQPIKGTAARDSDPRIDASIAQKLSEDDKERSENIMIADLVRNDLSKTASRGSVKVEELCKLYSFKQVHQLISTISAEISEEIPAVEVLKTTFPMGSMTGAPKISAMKIIEDLEETKRGLYSGAIGYFTPESDFDFNVVIRSILYNAERKYASFSVGGAITAQSNPEKEYNECMVKAKAMRQVLESQS; the protein is encoded by the coding sequence ATGAGCGTGCGTACAAAAGCGATATTTGATATTTCAGATCCTCTTTTATTTAAACAACAATTGCTGTCTTGGGCATCCTGTTGCGAAGAATTGGTATGGTTAGACAGCAATGCTTATCCAGATACCTATCGACAGTACGATGCAGTTTTGGCAGTAGAAGCTTTTACGGCAATAAAGACCGATACACAAAATGCTTTTGAGAAACTGAAAGAATACCAGCAAACCACGGCCGATTGGATTTTTGGTTACCTTTCTTACGATTTAAAGAATGATACGGAATATTTGAAAAGTAAGAATAGCGACGGACTTCATTTTCCGGAGCTGTACTTTTTTCAGCCTCAAAAGTTATTTTTACTGAAAGGGAATAAGCTTGAAGTGCAGTATTTACGAATGGTTGATGATGAAATCGAACTAGATTTTACTGAAATTAACGAGATTGTAATTGCTGAAAAAGGTACTGAAAATCAACAAAAATCGGCTAATATTCAATCTAGGCTTTCTAAAGAAGCTTATCTGGAGAAAGTAGAAGCGATGCTGAAGCATATCCGTCGTGGTGATATTTACGAAGCTAATTTTTGTCAGGAGTTTTATGTTGAAAATATAGATTTAAATCCGATTCAGGTTTTTAATCAATTAAATGCGATTTCGAATCCGCCTTTTGCTAGTTTTCTAAAGTTAGAAGATTACTACGCAATGTGCACTTCACCGGAACGTTACCTTCAGAAAATAGGGAATCACGTTATTTCGCAACCTATTAAAGGAACTGCAGCGAGAGATAGCGATCCTAGAATTGATGCTTCAATTGCACAAAAGCTTTCTGAAGATGATAAGGAACGTTCAGAAAATATCATGATTGCAGATTTAGTGCGGAACGATCTTTCGAAAACAGCTTCAAGAGGAAGTGTAAAGGTAGAAGAGCTTTGTAAATTGTATTCATTCAAACAGGTACACCAGTTAATTTCGACAATTTCAGCAGAAATTTCAGAAGAGATTCCAGCTGTTGAAGTTTTAAAAACTACATTTCCTATGGGTAGTATGACGGGTGCTCCTAAAATTTCAGCAATGAAAATTATCGAAGATCTAGAAGAAACAAAACGTGGTTTATACAGTGGCGCAATTGGTTATTTTACGCCTGAATCCGACTTCGATTTTAATGTGGTAATTCGAAGTATTCTTTATAATGCTGAACGAAAGTATGCGTCATTTTCGGTAGGCGGTGCTATAACCGCGCAGTCTAATCCAGAAAAAGAATACAATGAATGTATGGTTAAAGCTAAAGCCATGCGACAGGTTTTAGAATCTCAAAGCTAA
- the tilS gene encoding tRNA lysidine(34) synthetase TilS, with protein sequence MEKAFKNHLKLNFPYLFNSKLILAVSGGVDSMVLMHLCKKAKLDFSVAHCNFNLRNNESDSDEEFVVRAVQNLNIKVHIQNFNTKAFAEEHKLSIQMAARELRYQWFEELRSSEGADYILVAHHANDSLETFLINLVRSTGPEGLAGIKEENEKIRRPLLNFSREEIENYAKENKILWREDSSNASTKYLRNKIRHQVIPLLEEMNPKFLEGFSNTQEYLRQQLNLVEDYTELIYKKAVKKVAYGYAIDVLFLERLPNNKAVLYQLLKSFGFTEWDDVHHLLKAQSGKMVFSSTHRLVKDRDELILTKIDQSHLKKTYEIQQNEDNFMIPSGSFSFSEVDKILEKNNHTIYVDLEKLQYPLTLRRWEEGDVFYPFGMKGRKKISDFFKDNKFSLPEKENTWLLCSGDKIVWVVNQRADNRFAITSKSKRILKIVSH encoded by the coding sequence ATGGAAAAAGCCTTTAAAAATCATCTAAAATTAAACTTTCCTTATCTATTTAATTCCAAACTTATTCTTGCGGTAAGCGGGGGAGTAGATAGTATGGTTTTAATGCATCTTTGTAAAAAAGCCAAACTTGATTTTTCAGTGGCGCATTGTAATTTTAATCTGCGAAATAATGAAAGTGATAGCGACGAAGAATTTGTGGTAAGAGCGGTGCAAAACTTGAATATTAAAGTGCATATCCAAAACTTTAATACAAAAGCATTTGCTGAAGAACATAAGCTTTCCATACAAATGGCAGCGCGAGAGTTGCGTTATCAATGGTTTGAAGAATTACGATCTTCTGAAGGTGCCGATTATATTTTGGTGGCACATCATGCAAACGATTCTTTGGAAACTTTTCTAATAAATCTGGTTAGAAGTACCGGTCCTGAAGGCTTGGCAGGTATTAAAGAAGAAAATGAAAAAATACGACGCCCCTTATTAAATTTCAGTAGGGAAGAGATAGAAAATTATGCCAAAGAAAATAAAATTTTATGGCGAGAAGATAGTAGTAATGCTTCGACAAAATATCTACGGAATAAAATACGGCATCAGGTTATTCCTCTTTTAGAAGAAATGAATCCAAAGTTTTTGGAAGGTTTCAGTAATACTCAGGAATATCTGAGGCAACAACTTAACTTAGTAGAAGATTATACGGAGCTTATTTATAAAAAAGCAGTAAAAAAAGTAGCATATGGTTATGCTATCGATGTACTTTTTTTAGAGCGTCTTCCAAATAATAAAGCAGTTTTATATCAGCTTTTAAAAAGTTTTGGATTTACAGAATGGGATGATGTACATCATTTGCTTAAAGCACAATCGGGTAAAATGGTGTTTTCTAGTACCCATCGTTTAGTAAAAGATCGCGATGAACTGATTTTAACCAAAATCGACCAATCACACCTGAAAAAAACTTATGAAATTCAGCAGAATGAAGATAATTTTATGATCCCATCTGGTTCTTTTAGTTTTTCTGAAGTTGATAAAATACTGGAAAAAAATAATCATACGATTTATGTCGATTTAGAAAAATTGCAATATCCATTAACTCTTAGGCGATGGGAAGAAGGTGATGTTTTTTATCCTTTTGGAATGAAGGGGCGTAAAAAAATTAGCGATTTTTTTAAAGACAATAAGTTTTCTCTACCTGAAAAAGAAAACACCTGGCTTCTTTGTTCTGGCGATAAAATTGTGTGGGTTGTTAACCAACGGGCCGATAATCGTTTTGCGATTACTTCTAAAAGTAAAAGAATTTTAAAGATTGTTTCGCACTAA
- a CDS encoding CocE/NonD family hydrolase, with translation MNFYQCSLLYTFLLFIVFHVTAQNSSDYNIKDHYTKTEVDIPMRDGTKLHTTIYSPKDTSQEYPMIMQRTPYSSRPYGEGQMRSKIGPNEYLMKEGNIIVYQDVRGRWMSEGKYDNMRAYIPNKKGKQFDESSDTYDTIDWLVKNVDNNNGNVGMWGISYPGFYSVYSLVDSHPALKAVSPQAGISDFFFDDFHHNGAYLLSYWRVTALFGYQKDTPTTESWYELPGLGTQDQYQFFLDHTPLSSLDEYYKEDNEFWQQLKDHPNYDEFWESRGIIQHLEDVKPAVMVVGGLFDAEDLYGPFNEYKKIEKTSNTYNILVYGPWSHGDWARESGRQAVGNVYFGDSISTRFQQDYETKFFNHFLKQNGKGALDLAEAHMYDTGKREWTDYNQWPPKNTVSKTFYLGDNQELTTQPEDSKQEFVSDPEKPVSYNNEIKTVFTPREYMTGDQRFAARRPDVLVYETEVLDGDLSVVGEIEAMLKVATTGSAADWVVKVIDVYPPDAENYPETMDHLKMSNYHMMVRSEVMRGRFRNDFSKPEPFEPNKKTDVNITLQGVNHTFKKGHKMQIQIQSTWFPLIDLNPQTYVDNIFKAEKEDFQKQTHTVFGDSAIKFSVLKK, from the coding sequence ATGAATTTCTATCAGTGTTCACTGCTTTATACATTTTTACTTTTTATTGTATTTCATGTAACCGCACAAAACAGCAGCGATTACAACATTAAAGATCATTATACAAAAACTGAAGTAGATATTCCCATGCGGGATGGTACCAAACTTCACACCACTATCTATTCGCCAAAAGATACTTCTCAGGAATATCCAATGATTATGCAGCGCACGCCCTACAGCTCCAGACCTTATGGTGAAGGGCAAATGCGATCTAAGATTGGTCCGAACGAATATTTAATGAAAGAAGGCAATATTATTGTTTATCAGGATGTTCGTGGTCGCTGGATGAGCGAAGGAAAGTACGATAATATGCGTGCGTATATTCCAAACAAAAAAGGGAAGCAATTTGACGAATCTAGTGATACTTACGATACCATCGATTGGTTGGTTAAAAATGTAGATAACAATAACGGAAACGTTGGAATGTGGGGAATCTCTTACCCTGGTTTCTACTCTGTATATTCTTTAGTGGATTCACATCCAGCTTTAAAAGCGGTTTCTCCACAAGCAGGAATTTCAGATTTCTTTTTTGACGATTTTCATCATAATGGCGCTTACTTATTAAGTTATTGGAGAGTAACAGCACTTTTTGGATATCAAAAAGACACGCCAACTACAGAAAGTTGGTACGAACTTCCCGGACTTGGAACTCAGGATCAATATCAATTTTTCTTGGATCACACTCCTCTAAGTTCTTTAGATGAATATTATAAGGAAGACAACGAATTTTGGCAACAGCTAAAAGATCATCCTAATTATGACGAATTTTGGGAATCTAGAGGGATTATTCAGCACCTGGAAGATGTAAAACCAGCGGTAATGGTTGTTGGTGGCTTATTTGATGCCGAAGATCTTTACGGTCCTTTTAATGAATATAAAAAGATAGAGAAAACCAGCAATACCTATAATATTTTGGTTTACGGACCTTGGAGTCATGGCGATTGGGCTAGAGAAAGTGGAAGACAAGCAGTAGGAAATGTATATTTTGGAGATAGTATCTCTACTAGATTTCAGCAAGATTACGAAACAAAATTTTTCAATCATTTTTTAAAGCAAAACGGTAAAGGTGCGCTAGACTTAGCTGAAGCGCATATGTATGATACTGGAAAAAGAGAATGGACAGATTATAATCAATGGCCGCCTAAAAATACCGTTTCAAAAACTTTTTATTTAGGAGACAATCAGGAGTTAACTACCCAACCTGAAGATAGCAAGCAGGAATTTGTAAGTGATCCAGAAAAGCCTGTTTCTTATAATAACGAAATTAAAACGGTTTTTACTCCAAGGGAATATATGACGGGCGATCAACGTTTTGCTGCTCGAAGACCGGATGTCTTGGTTTATGAAACCGAGGTATTAGATGGAGATTTATCTGTAGTTGGTGAAATTGAAGCAATGTTAAAGGTCGCTACCACAGGAAGTGCAGCCGACTGGGTGGTGAAAGTAATCGATGTATATCCTCCAGACGCCGAGAATTATCCTGAAACTATGGATCATTTAAAAATGAGTAACTACCACATGATGGTGCGTAGCGAAGTGATGAGAGGTCGTTTTAGAAATGATTTCTCTAAGCCAGAACCATTTGAACCAAATAAAAAAACAGATGTAAATATTACGCTTCAGGGTGTAAACCATACCTTTAAGAAAGGTCACAAGATGCAGATTCAGATTCAAAGTACTTGGTTCCCACTAATAGATCTTAATCCTCAAACTTACGTGGATAATATTTTTAAGGCTGAAAAAGAAGATTTTCAGAAACAAACCCATACTGTTTTTGGTGATTCAGCTATTAAATTTTCGGTATTAAAAAAATAA
- a CDS encoding DUF885 domain-containing protein: protein MFRNFRFAGTVLLVLAITSCNNEKQGDYSEKEIAEASSKLNRYFEDQFEIEVQESPMMQTQLGRKTNYGKWDDFSHLRYADELKQARERKNYIDNIDPNSLNPETNLSYKLYKQNVENEIEDYEFRFYNYPVNQMFGYHADLPAFLINNHRIDSIADAQAYISRLKGFTKAFDEVIGGIKIREQNGIVPPKFVFEKVIDDSRNIIKGKPFEKSENASTLLADFKKKLEKLEIENSKKQQLITEAEKALVEHVQPAYLSLIDLLETQQKRATTQNGAWKFPKGDQFYELALKRTTTTNMSADEIHEYGLSEVARIHGEMENIMDEVQFEGSLQDFFEFMRTDEKFYYDNTPEAKETYLSDAKGIINKMRGRLDDLFLTKPKAKIKVKAVETFREKSAGKAFYQQPAPDGSRPGIFYVNLYDMQAMPTYQLEALAYHEGIPGHHMQIAIAQELDSIPKFRKFGGYGAYVEGWGLYSEYIPKEIGFYKDPYSDFGRLAMELWRACRLVVDTGIHHKKWTREEGIEYYKANTPNAESDCIKMVERHIVMPGQATAYKIGMKKILDLREKAKASLGDKFNIKEFHDAVLLDGALPLNVLETKIDNWIANNK, encoded by the coding sequence ATGTTCAGAAATTTTAGATTTGCAGGAACTGTTTTGTTAGTCTTAGCGATTACTTCTTGTAATAACGAGAAACAGGGAGATTATTCTGAAAAAGAAATCGCAGAAGCATCCAGTAAACTGAATCGCTATTTTGAAGATCAGTTTGAGATCGAAGTTCAGGAATCCCCAATGATGCAAACCCAGCTGGGCAGAAAAACGAACTATGGCAAGTGGGATGATTTTTCTCATTTACGATACGCCGATGAATTAAAACAGGCAAGAGAGCGTAAAAATTATATCGATAATATAGATCCAAATTCGTTAAATCCAGAGACCAATCTTAGCTATAAACTATATAAGCAAAATGTAGAAAATGAAATTGAAGATTACGAATTTCGTTTTTACAATTATCCGGTAAACCAAATGTTTGGCTATCATGCCGATCTACCTGCTTTTCTTATCAATAATCACAGAATCGATTCGATTGCAGATGCCCAAGCCTATATTTCTAGATTAAAAGGATTTACAAAAGCTTTTGATGAAGTAATTGGCGGGATCAAAATTAGAGAACAAAATGGTATTGTTCCCCCCAAGTTTGTTTTCGAGAAAGTTATCGATGATAGTCGAAATATCATAAAAGGAAAGCCTTTCGAAAAATCTGAAAATGCCAGTACACTTTTAGCAGATTTTAAGAAGAAACTGGAAAAATTAGAAATTGAAAATAGCAAAAAGCAGCAATTGATTACTGAAGCAGAGAAAGCTTTAGTAGAACATGTTCAGCCGGCGTATTTGTCTTTAATCGATCTATTAGAAACTCAGCAAAAACGAGCCACTACACAAAATGGAGCCTGGAAGTTTCCGAAAGGAGATCAATTTTACGAGTTAGCGCTTAAAAGAACGACAACCACTAATATGTCTGCAGACGAAATTCATGAATACGGTCTTAGCGAAGTTGCAAGAATTCATGGAGAAATGGAAAACATCATGGATGAGGTTCAATTTGAAGGTTCGTTACAAGATTTCTTTGAATTTATGAGAACCGACGAGAAATTTTATTATGATAATACTCCAGAGGCAAAAGAAACTTATCTGTCAGACGCCAAGGGAATTATCAATAAAATGCGTGGTCGTTTAGACGATTTGTTTTTGACAAAACCAAAAGCAAAAATTAAAGTAAAAGCGGTGGAGACATTCCGTGAAAAAAGTGCCGGCAAAGCATTTTATCAACAACCAGCACCAGATGGATCTCGACCAGGAATTTTCTATGTTAATTTGTATGATATGCAGGCCATGCCAACCTATCAATTGGAAGCTCTGGCGTATCACGAGGGTATACCTGGGCATCACATGCAAATTGCCATTGCTCAGGAATTAGACAGTATTCCAAAATTTAGAAAATTTGGAGGTTATGGAGCTTATGTAGAAGGTTGGGGATTGTACAGTGAATATATTCCCAAAGAGATAGGTTTTTATAAAGATCCGTATTCGGATTTTGGTCGTTTGGCTATGGAATTATGGAGAGCATGTCGATTAGTAGTAGATACCGGAATTCATCATAAAAAGTGGACACGGGAAGAAGGAATCGAATACTACAAGGCGAATACACCAAATGCCGAAAGTGACTGTATTAAAATGGTAGAGCGCCATATAGTAATGCCGGGACAGGCCACTGCTTACAAAATAGGGATGAAAAAAATCCTGGATTTAAGAGAAAAAGCTAAAGCTTCCTTGGGCGATAAATTTAATATCAAAGAATTTCATGATGCAGTGCTTTTAGATGGGGCTTTGCCGCTTAATGTGTTAGAAAC